Proteins found in one Canis lupus baileyi chromosome 26, mCanLup2.hap1, whole genome shotgun sequence genomic segment:
- the TMEM239 gene encoding transmembrane protein 239 isoform X1: protein MTICISGLTSTPWQPGGSVERDSGVPARMQQPQVETGAIGAGEGPQQAVPWSAWVMRQAWVRWCMCHMPRSWAQWWTTSGWRQPLQRVLWGLEGILYLLLALMLCHALFTTGSYLLSSLWPVVTAAWRHLLPAVLLLVLSALPALLFTASFLLLFSTLLSLVGLLTSMSHPDYTQDLDQ from the exons ATGACAATCTGCATCAGTGGGCTCACCAGCACCCCCTGGCAGCCTGGAGGGTCCGTGGAAAGGGATTCAG GTGTACCAGCCAGGATGCAGCAGCCCCAAGTGGAGACAGGTGCCATCGGGGCCGGCGAGGGGCCGCAGCAGGCAGTGCCCTGGTCAGCCTGGGTCATGCGGCAGGCCTGGGTGCGCTGGTGCATGTGCCACATGCCTCGGAGCTGGGCCCAGTGGTGGACCACATCGGGCTGGCGGCAGCCACTCCAGCGTGTGCTGTGGGGGCTGGAGGGGATCCTCTACCTGCTGCTGGCGCTGATGCTATGCCACGCGCTCTTCACCACCGGCTCCTACCTGCTGAGCTCCTTGTGGCCTGTCGTGACTGCAGCGTGGCGCCATCTGCTGCCAGCTGTCCTGCTGCTGGTGCTCAgcgccctccctgccctgctcttcACGGCCTCCTTCCTGCTGCTTTTCTCCACGCTGTTGAGCCTCGTGGGCCTCCTCACCTCCATGTCTCACCCAGACTACACTCAGGACTTGGACCAATAG
- the TMEM239 gene encoding transmembrane protein 239 isoform X2, which translates to MQQPQVETGAIGAGEGPQQAVPWSAWVMRQAWVRWCMCHMPRSWAQWWTTSGWRQPLQRVLWGLEGILYLLLALMLCHALFTTGSYLLSSLWPVVTAAWRHLLPAVLLLVLSALPALLFTASFLLLFSTLLSLVGLLTSMSHPDYTQDLDQ; encoded by the coding sequence ATGCAGCAGCCCCAAGTGGAGACAGGTGCCATCGGGGCCGGCGAGGGGCCGCAGCAGGCAGTGCCCTGGTCAGCCTGGGTCATGCGGCAGGCCTGGGTGCGCTGGTGCATGTGCCACATGCCTCGGAGCTGGGCCCAGTGGTGGACCACATCGGGCTGGCGGCAGCCACTCCAGCGTGTGCTGTGGGGGCTGGAGGGGATCCTCTACCTGCTGCTGGCGCTGATGCTATGCCACGCGCTCTTCACCACCGGCTCCTACCTGCTGAGCTCCTTGTGGCCTGTCGTGACTGCAGCGTGGCGCCATCTGCTGCCAGCTGTCCTGCTGCTGGTGCTCAgcgccctccctgccctgctcttcACGGCCTCCTTCCTGCTGCTTTTCTCCACGCTGTTGAGCCTCGTGGGCCTCCTCACCTCCATGTCTCACCCAGACTACACTCAGGACTTGGACCAATAG
- the C26H20orf141 gene encoding uncharacterized protein C20orf141 homolog, protein MTQLCLPRPKGPAYPIPVPPRGLSAGEGSNSPVSPCMSPRGLSPAQLWDSVLGLGALGLTVRAVFSTAGPVLLLLLLLLLVSFLTFDLFHCPAGPVQPQHILLTGQSQGAGEGPGLQEAVLLPTVAVTGQLSPQEALLLLLLSLGLLLGACSVPLALLGLAFYLHPWI, encoded by the exons ATGACCCAGCTTTGCTTGCCCAGGCCCAAAGGCCCTGCTTATCCTATCCCAGTCCCTCCCAGGGGCCTGAGTGCTGGGGAGGGGTCGAATAGTCCAGTAAGTCCATGTATGTCTCCCCGGGGCCTTAGCCCGGCCCAGCTCTGGGACAGTGTCCTAGGGCTGGGGGCACTGGGACTGACAGTTCGGGCAGTCTTTTCCACGGCTGGCCCagtcttgctgctgctgctgctgctgctactggtcAGCTTCCTGACCTTCGACCTGTTCCACTG CCCCGCAGGCCCCGTCCAACCACAGCACATACTTCTCACAGGCCAGAGTCAGGGGGCCGGTGAGGGCCCAGGACTGCAGGAGGCTGTACTCCTGCCTACGGTGGCAGTCACGGGACAACTCAGCCCCCAGGAGGCTCTGCTACTGCTGCTCCTGAGCCTGGGGCTACTCCTGGGAGCCTGCAGCGTGCCCTTGGCCCTGCTTGGCCTGGCTTTCTACCTCCATCCTTGGATCTGA
- the CPXM1 gene encoding probable carboxypeptidase X1 isoform X1, with protein MWGLLLALAAFAPAVGPGLGAPGTSVLGLAPPAATEARGSTLAPQSSPVQPPAGKSNGTSEQHVRIRIVKKKKIIMKKRKKLTRPGPLVTAKPPVTTTPAGALDPLEEQEPGCPPLGLESLRVSDSQLEASSSQSFGLGPHRGRLNIQSGLEDGDLYDGAWCAEEQDTEPWFQVDARHPTRFSGIITQGRNSVWRYDWVTSYKVQFSNDSQTWWGSRNRSSGTDAVFPANSDPETPVLNLLPEPQVARFIRLLPQKWLQGGTSCLRAEILACPISDPNDLFPKAPELESSDPLDFRHHNYKAMRKLMKEVNEKCPNITRIYSIGKSHQGLKLYVMEMSDQPGEHELGEPEVRYVAGMHGNEALGRELVLLLMQFLCHEFLRGDPRVTRLLTETRIHLLPSMNPDGYETAFRRGSELVGWAEGRWNHQGIDLNHNFADLNTPLWEAEDDGLVPDTVPNHHLPLPAYYTLPNATVAPETRAVIEWMKRIPFVLSANLHGGELVVSYPFDMTRTPWAARELTPTPDDSVFRWLSTVYAGTNRAMQDPDRRPCHNQDFSLHGNIINGADWHTVPGSMNDFSYLHTNCFEITVELSCDKFPHENELPQEWENNKDALLTYLEQVRMGITGVVRDKDTELGIADAVIAVDGINHDVTTAWGGDYWRLLTPGDYMVTASAEGYHTATRSCRVPFEEGPVPCNFHLTKTPKQRLRELLAAGAKVPPDLRRRLERLRGQKH; from the exons ATGTGGGGTCTCCTGCTCGCCTTGGCCGCCTTCGCGCCTGCCGTCGGTCCGGGTCTGGGGGCGCCTGGCACCTCGGTGCTGGGACTTGCGCCTCCCGCTGCCACCGAGGCCCGGGGCTCGACCCTGGCCCCGCAGAGCAGCCCGGTACAGCCGCCCGCGGGGAAGAGTAACG GGACCTCAGAACAGCATGTTCGGATTCGCATTGTCAAGAAGAAGAAGATCATTATGAAGAAACGAAAGAAGCTAACTCGTCCTGGACCCCTGGTGACTGCCAAGCCTCCGGTGACCACCACCCCTGCAGGAGCCCTTGACCCCCTAGAGGAGCAGGAACCAG gctgcccccccttGGGCCTGGAGTCCCTGCGAGTTTCGGATAGCCAGCTCGAGGCATCCAGCAGCCAGTCCTTTGGTCTTGGACCACACCGGGGACGGCTCAACATCCAG TCAGGCCTGGAGGACGGCGATCTGTATGACGGGGCCTGGTGTGCTGAGGAGCAGGATACTGAGCCGTGGTTTCAGGTGGATGCTAGGCACCCCACCCGCTTCTCAGGCATTATCACACAGGGCAGGAACTCTGTCTGGAG GTACGACTGGGTCACATCATACAAGGTCCAGTTCAGCAATGACAGTCAGACGTGGTGGGGGAGTAGGAACCGTAGCAGTGGGACGGATGCG GTGTTTCCTGCCAACTCAGACCCAGAGACACCAGTGCTGAACCTCCTGCCTGAGCCCCAGGTAGCCCGCTTCATTCGCCTGCTGCCCCAGAAATGGCTCCAGGGAGGCACATCTTGCCTCCGGGCAGAGATCCTAGCCTGCCCGATCTCAG ATCCTAACGACCTATTCCCTAAGGCCCCCGAATTGGAATCCTCTGATCCTTTGGACTTCCGGCATCACAATTACAAGGCCATGAGGAAG CTGATGAAGGAGGTGAACGAGAAGTGCCCCAACATCACCCGCATCTACAGCATCGGGAAGAGCCACCAGGGCCTGAAGCTGTATGTGATGGAAATGTCGGACCAGCCTGGGGAGCATGAGCTGG GAGAGCCTGAGGTGCGCTATGTGGCTGGCATGCATGGGAATGAGGCCCTGGGGCGGGAGCTTGTCCTGCTCCTGATGCAGTTCCTGTGTCATGAGTTCCTGCGAGGGGACCCACGAGTGACCCGGCTGCTCACTGAGACACGTATTCACCTGCTGCCCTCCATGAACCCTGATGGCTATGAGACTGCGTTTCGCCGG GGCTCGGAGCTGGTGGGCTGGGCAGAGGGCCGCTGGAACCACCAGGGCATTGATCTTAACCATAATTTTGCTGACCTCAACACACCACTGTGGGAAGCAGAGGATGATGGGCTAGTGCCTGACACTGTCCCCAACCACCACCTGCCACTGCCCGCCTACTACACCCTGCCCAATGCCACT GTGGCCCCTGAAACGCGGGCTGTGATTGAGTGGATGAAGCGGATTCCCTTTGTGCTGAGTGCCAACCTCCATGGGGGTGAGCTCGTGGTGTCCTACCCATTTGACATGACTCGGACCCCGTGGGCTGCCCGTGAACTCACACCCACTCCGGATGATTCCGTATTCCGCTGGCTTAGCACCGTCTATGCTGGCACCAACCGAGCCATGCAGGACCCGGACCGCCGACCCTGCCACAACCAGGACTTCTCCTTGCATGGCAACATCATCAACGGCGCTGACTGGCACACAGTCCCGGGGA GTATGAATGACTTCAGCTACCTCCATACCAACTGCTTTGAAATCACCGTGGAGCTGTCCTGTGACAAGTTTCCTCACGAGAACGAGCTGCCCCAAGAGTGGGAGAACAACAAAGATGCCCTCCTCACCTACCTGGAACAG GTGAGAATGGGCATCACGGGAGTCGTGCGAGACAAAGACACAGAGCTGGGGATTGCTGATGCCGTCATCGCTGTGGATGGGATTAACCATGATGTGACAACAG CATGGGGTGGGGATTACTGGCGCCTGCTGACCCCTGGGGACTACATGGTGACAGCCAGTGCTGAGGGCTACCATACTGCCACCCGGAGCTGCCGGGTCCCCTTTGAAGAGGGCCCAGTACCCTGCAATTTCCACCTCACGAAGACTCCCAAACAGAGACTTCGAGAGCTGCTTGCAGCTGGGGCCAAGGTGCCCCCAGACCTCCGGAGGCGGCTGGAGCGGCTGCGGGGACAGAAGCATTGA
- the CPXM1 gene encoding probable carboxypeptidase X1 isoform X2, whose amino-acid sequence MKKRKKLTRPGPLVTAKPPVTTTPAGALDPLEEQEPGCPPLGLESLRVSDSQLEASSSQSFGLGPHRGRLNIQSGLEDGDLYDGAWCAEEQDTEPWFQVDARHPTRFSGIITQGRNSVWRYDWVTSYKVQFSNDSQTWWGSRNRSSGTDAVFPANSDPETPVLNLLPEPQVARFIRLLPQKWLQGGTSCLRAEILACPISDPNDLFPKAPELESSDPLDFRHHNYKAMRKLMKEVNEKCPNITRIYSIGKSHQGLKLYVMEMSDQPGEHELGEPEVRYVAGMHGNEALGRELVLLLMQFLCHEFLRGDPRVTRLLTETRIHLLPSMNPDGYETAFRRGSELVGWAEGRWNHQGIDLNHNFADLNTPLWEAEDDGLVPDTVPNHHLPLPAYYTLPNATVAPETRAVIEWMKRIPFVLSANLHGGELVVSYPFDMTRTPWAARELTPTPDDSVFRWLSTVYAGTNRAMQDPDRRPCHNQDFSLHGNIINGADWHTVPGSMNDFSYLHTNCFEITVELSCDKFPHENELPQEWENNKDALLTYLEQVRMGITGVVRDKDTELGIADAVIAVDGINHDVTTAWGGDYWRLLTPGDYMVTASAEGYHTATRSCRVPFEEGPVPCNFHLTKTPKQRLRELLAAGAKVPPDLRRRLERLRGQKH is encoded by the exons ATGAAGAAACGAAAGAAGCTAACTCGTCCTGGACCCCTGGTGACTGCCAAGCCTCCGGTGACCACCACCCCTGCAGGAGCCCTTGACCCCCTAGAGGAGCAGGAACCAG gctgcccccccttGGGCCTGGAGTCCCTGCGAGTTTCGGATAGCCAGCTCGAGGCATCCAGCAGCCAGTCCTTTGGTCTTGGACCACACCGGGGACGGCTCAACATCCAG TCAGGCCTGGAGGACGGCGATCTGTATGACGGGGCCTGGTGTGCTGAGGAGCAGGATACTGAGCCGTGGTTTCAGGTGGATGCTAGGCACCCCACCCGCTTCTCAGGCATTATCACACAGGGCAGGAACTCTGTCTGGAG GTACGACTGGGTCACATCATACAAGGTCCAGTTCAGCAATGACAGTCAGACGTGGTGGGGGAGTAGGAACCGTAGCAGTGGGACGGATGCG GTGTTTCCTGCCAACTCAGACCCAGAGACACCAGTGCTGAACCTCCTGCCTGAGCCCCAGGTAGCCCGCTTCATTCGCCTGCTGCCCCAGAAATGGCTCCAGGGAGGCACATCTTGCCTCCGGGCAGAGATCCTAGCCTGCCCGATCTCAG ATCCTAACGACCTATTCCCTAAGGCCCCCGAATTGGAATCCTCTGATCCTTTGGACTTCCGGCATCACAATTACAAGGCCATGAGGAAG CTGATGAAGGAGGTGAACGAGAAGTGCCCCAACATCACCCGCATCTACAGCATCGGGAAGAGCCACCAGGGCCTGAAGCTGTATGTGATGGAAATGTCGGACCAGCCTGGGGAGCATGAGCTGG GAGAGCCTGAGGTGCGCTATGTGGCTGGCATGCATGGGAATGAGGCCCTGGGGCGGGAGCTTGTCCTGCTCCTGATGCAGTTCCTGTGTCATGAGTTCCTGCGAGGGGACCCACGAGTGACCCGGCTGCTCACTGAGACACGTATTCACCTGCTGCCCTCCATGAACCCTGATGGCTATGAGACTGCGTTTCGCCGG GGCTCGGAGCTGGTGGGCTGGGCAGAGGGCCGCTGGAACCACCAGGGCATTGATCTTAACCATAATTTTGCTGACCTCAACACACCACTGTGGGAAGCAGAGGATGATGGGCTAGTGCCTGACACTGTCCCCAACCACCACCTGCCACTGCCCGCCTACTACACCCTGCCCAATGCCACT GTGGCCCCTGAAACGCGGGCTGTGATTGAGTGGATGAAGCGGATTCCCTTTGTGCTGAGTGCCAACCTCCATGGGGGTGAGCTCGTGGTGTCCTACCCATTTGACATGACTCGGACCCCGTGGGCTGCCCGTGAACTCACACCCACTCCGGATGATTCCGTATTCCGCTGGCTTAGCACCGTCTATGCTGGCACCAACCGAGCCATGCAGGACCCGGACCGCCGACCCTGCCACAACCAGGACTTCTCCTTGCATGGCAACATCATCAACGGCGCTGACTGGCACACAGTCCCGGGGA GTATGAATGACTTCAGCTACCTCCATACCAACTGCTTTGAAATCACCGTGGAGCTGTCCTGTGACAAGTTTCCTCACGAGAACGAGCTGCCCCAAGAGTGGGAGAACAACAAAGATGCCCTCCTCACCTACCTGGAACAG GTGAGAATGGGCATCACGGGAGTCGTGCGAGACAAAGACACAGAGCTGGGGATTGCTGATGCCGTCATCGCTGTGGATGGGATTAACCATGATGTGACAACAG CATGGGGTGGGGATTACTGGCGCCTGCTGACCCCTGGGGACTACATGGTGACAGCCAGTGCTGAGGGCTACCATACTGCCACCCGGAGCTGCCGGGTCCCCTTTGAAGAGGGCCCAGTACCCTGCAATTTCCACCTCACGAAGACTCCCAAACAGAGACTTCGAGAGCTGCTTGCAGCTGGGGCCAAGGTGCCCCCAGACCTCCGGAGGCGGCTGGAGCGGCTGCGGGGACAGAAGCATTGA